In a genomic window of Thalassotalea piscium:
- a CDS encoding YfhL family 4Fe-4S dicluster ferredoxin — protein sequence MALKILSACINCDMCDPECPNEAISLGEEIYEIDAEKCTECIGHYDKPTCVSVCPIDCIINDPDNIETEDKLLAKFFKMHG from the coding sequence ATGGCCTTAAAAATTTTATCTGCTTGTATTAATTGCGATATGTGTGATCCAGAATGTCCCAACGAGGCGATCTCTTTAGGTGAAGAAATTTATGAAATTGATGCTGAAAAGTGTACAGAATGTATTGGACATTACGATAAACCTACCTGTGTCAGCGTGTGTCCTATCGATTGTATAATTAATGATCCTGACAATATCGAAACTGAAGATAAACTACTTGCCAAATTTTTTAAAATGCATGGCTGA